The sequence GTAGTCATCGACATGATCAACGTTGAACCGCTCAACGAAATCGAGATCAAAAAAGACAAAATTACGATCGGTACGGGGATGAGCCTCGGCCGTCTGACGCGTGAAGGCTCCGGAGCCAACGGATTGATACGGCAGGCCGCTTCGCTCGTCGCTAACCCGTTGGTTCGGAACAAGATCACGTTTCTGGAGGCGCTCTCTCCCGAATCTCCATATTTCGATCTCACCACGCCGCTGGTGCTTCTGGAGGCCAAGGTCCGTCTGCAAAGTCCGGCAAGTAAAAGAACTTTGTCCATCAGGGACTACCTGGATTCGATCACCAAGGGATTGAAGAAGGGCGAGATCCCGACCGCGGTGGAATTTCCGGGGTTGCCGGTCGAAGAAAAGGTGGGTTTCTTCCGTGTCGCCCGCATGGGCGGCAAAGGCACCGTTTCCGCCGCGGCCCGCATGAAGCTTGTGCGGACGATCTGCGTCGACCCGGAAATCGTCGTTTCGAGCCTCACCCTGGTCCCTCTTCGCGCCAAACTGGCCGAGAAGGAAATCGGGAATAAGCCTGCCAGTGAATCCTCCATCAAACGCGCGTCGCAAATCGCCGCCGATGAGATCCTTGCCATGGCTGAAAAGGACAATCCCTACGAGCGTACGCTGATCGAGATCACCGTCGCCCGGACGCTACGCAGCATCATGGAAGGGTCGATGCCCGTGTAAAAGGGGACGAACACAAGAAGCACAAAAGGCACAAGAAGGATCGTTCTATCTTGTGCCTTTTGTGCTTCTTGTGTTCCCTGCCTCTTTTCAGGCTATCGCGTCGAGAACTTCCTTCGCGGTGAGCAGGCGATCCGAGTGCTTCGCCTTGTCATAGACGGCGGTGACACGTTCATTCGTCGCCTGGATGCCGCGCTTTTCGAGCCAGTAGATCACGTTGGATTTACCGCTCATCGGACCGATGTCGATGATCTGCTCCAGACCGAAGAGGTGTGACGGCACACCGGAATAAACGGCATTGGCAAGCTCTGTTTCGCCTTTCTTGAACGCTTTGATAACGGCGGCGGCGTGGACTCCGGTGGCGGTGCGGAATGCATCGGAGCCGAAGACCGGATAACCCGGCGGAATGGGGACACGGCACGCCTGGGAGGCCGCCTCGCAATACTCTTTCAGTTTGAGCAGATCGTGATCGATGGCGCCCAATAGCTTGAGATTCACCAGCACTTGATCCATCGGGGTGTTTCCGACGCGTTCTCCAATGCCCAGAGCGCAGCCGTGAATGACGTCTGCGCCGGCCTGCACGGCCGCCAGCGAGTTAATGACGCTCAGACCGCGATCATTGTGTCCGTGCCAGCTGATGAGAATGTCCTCGCCGGAGGGCTTGACCACTTCGGCGATAACGAACTTCACCAGAGCGCGCGCACCGGCGGGCGTCGCATGACCAACGGTATCCGTGAGGACGATGTGCCGGGCGCCGCAGTTGATGGCCGCGGTGTACAGCCGCTTGATGGTTTCGGGGAAGGCGCGGGTCGTGTCTTCGGTAACGTACATGACGGGAACGCCATGCTGGATGCCGTAGGTCACGGCTTCTTCAGTCTTCCGAAGCAGGTCGTCCAGGGTCCAGCTCTCGACGTACTGGCGGATCATGCTGGAGCCGAGGAAGGTCGCTGCATCGATGGTCACGCCGGTCTTGCCGGCAATGTCCAGAATCGGATCGATGTCCTGGATGGTGGTACGCGCGGCGCAGTTTGGCCGGATGGTGAGGCGGCTGCGGGCAATTTCCTGCGCCAGAGCCAGCGAGTCCGCATAAGCGCGCGGGCCGGCGCCGGGCAAACCGATATCCAGCATCTGGATACCGAGGTCCTCCATTAAATGCAGGAGATGAATCTTGTCGCCGATCGGGGGGTCGGAAACGGTGGGCGACTGGAGACCGTCCCGCAGGGTCTCGTCATCGAGCAGAACCCGTTTGTTTGTAAGCGGCTCCGGCTCGCCAATCAAGTTCCAATCGTAGACCAGCTTGTGTCCGTCCGGCATGACGCACCTTCAATTGACGTTCTGTTGCGCGGAAGCCCTATTTTTTAGCTTTCGCTAAAGCATATGGACTGTCGTCAACGTAAAGCGTCTTGCACTTTTGGCACCGAAAAACATCTTTTCCGGTTCCGGCGGACTTTTTCGCGTCGATATCAAGCTCCGTGATCCGCTTGAGCTTGCCCCCGCAGTAGGGTTCCTTGGGGTTATCCGTCGGTATGTTGCACACCGTCTGGCGTGCGGCTTTGGTCTTCACTCGTAGATTCTCCTCCCGTAGGAATTATACATGGCGAAATGGTCGCCGAGCCCCCGGCGCCTAGCCCCATTTCAGCTTGCCGCGGAGCACATCGAAATAGTTCTTGTCGGCCGGCGAGACGAGCTTCACCATGACGCCGGATTTCTCGACCGTGAGATTGCCGTCCATCGGAAGCGCTCCGCCGACCTGCCCGTCGACGGTGATGTAAACATCGTCGTGTTCCGAACGCAGCGTGATTTCGATCTTCACATTTCCCGGCAGCACGATCGGCCGGTTCGTCAGCGTATGGGAGCAGATCGGAGTGACGATCATCGCACTCATGGTCGGAAAGACGATCGGACCGCCAGCCGAAAGGTTGTAGCCGGTCGAACCGGTCGGCGTGGCGACGATCAGCCCGTCCGCCCGGAAGCGCGATAAATACTGGCCGTCCACCCGCGCCTCGAGTTCAATCATGCGGGACATTGTTCCACCGGCTTTGTGAATCACGACGTCGTTCAGCGCACGAAATAAGTCGGGCGGCTGGCCATCATGAGACAGATGGATGTCCATCATCATCCGCTCTTCCGTGATGTAGCAGTCGGTACACACGCCTTCCAGAGCGGAGTACATCTCATCACGCGTCAGTTCGGTCAGGAAACCGAGCCCGCCGTAATTGATAGCGACGATTGGAACCTGGCGATCCGCCAGAAGGCGGGCTGCAGCCAGCAGCGTCCCGTCCCCTCCCACCACCACCGCCAGATCGGCGGCGGACGCGGACTCCGGCGCCTGGGTTGCGGTGATTCCCTTCTTCTTGAACCACGCTTCCAGTTCGGCTGCGACCCGCGCAACCTCCGCCTGCTTCGGCTTGGTAACGATGATGACGTTCTGAATACTCACGGTTTCCTGAATAACACGAAAAATTCCCGGTTTCCCTCGCGCCCGGTAATCGGCGACTCCTGCGCGGCGATGAATTCCAATCCGGCGGCCCGGCCCGCCTCCATTACTTTTTCGACTGCGCCTTGCTGGAGACCGGCATCCCTCACGATCCCGCCCTTTCCGACGTGCTCGCGGCCGACCTCGAATTGAGGCTTTACCAGCGCCACGCCGTACCCACCGGACTTGAGTACCGCGGGAATTCCCGGCAGAAGCATTGTAAGGGAAATAA comes from Terriglobia bacterium and encodes:
- a CDS encoding FAD binding domain-containing protein, with product MTTIQTPKSVPELLKLLAKHGKRSLLVSGAEAGGDKSPAGKVVIDMINVEPLNEIEIKKDKITIGTGMSLGRLTREGSGANGLIRQAASLVANPLVRNKITFLEALSPESPYFDLTTPLVLLEAKVRLQSPASKRTLSIRDYLDSITKGLKKGEIPTAVEFPGLPVEEKVGFFRVARMGGKGTVSAAARMKLVRTICVDPEIVVSSLTLVPLRAKLAEKEIGNKPASESSIKRASQIAADEILAMAEKDNPYERTLIEITVARTLRSIMEGSMPV
- a CDS encoding LeuA family protein; protein product: MPDGHKLVYDWNLIGEPEPLTNKRVLLDDETLRDGLQSPTVSDPPIGDKIHLLHLMEDLGIQMLDIGLPGAGPRAYADSLALAQEIARSRLTIRPNCAARTTIQDIDPILDIAGKTGVTIDAATFLGSSMIRQYVESWTLDDLLRKTEEAVTYGIQHGVPVMYVTEDTTRAFPETIKRLYTAAINCGARHIVLTDTVGHATPAGARALVKFVIAEVVKPSGEDILISWHGHNDRGLSVINSLAAVQAGADVIHGCALGIGERVGNTPMDQVLVNLKLLGAIDHDLLKLKEYCEAASQACRVPIPPGYPVFGSDAFRTATGVHAAAVIKAFKKGETELANAVYSGVPSHLFGLEQIIDIGPMSGKSNVIYWLEKRGIQATNERVTAVYDKAKHSDRLLTAKEVLDAIA
- a CDS encoding NAD(+)/NADH kinase, with the translated sequence MSIQNVIIVTKPKQAEVARVAAELEAWFKKKGITATQAPESASAADLAVVVGGDGTLLAAARLLADRQVPIVAINYGGLGFLTELTRDEMYSALEGVCTDCYITEERMMMDIHLSHDGQPPDLFRALNDVVIHKAGGTMSRMIELEARVDGQYLSRFRADGLIVATPTGSTGYNLSAGGPIVFPTMSAMIVTPICSHTLTNRPIVLPGNVKIEITLRSEHDDVYITVDGQVGGALPMDGNLTVEKSGVMVKLVSPADKNYFDVLRGKLKWG